ttggTAAGTTTATTAAGACCTTTTTTGTAGGTTTGTAAGACCTTTTTTAAGTTGCGCGAGGGCGGTTTGTAACAAAACCTTCAGGAAGGCTCAGGCTGGAGCGGCTCGGGAGGGATGAGGGAGAGGCTCCTGAGGGCTCCGCGCTCCCTCAGGGCCGCGGCTCCCGGAATCATTGAATCCATTCCGGCTGGACACGGCTGCCGAAATCCTGGAATCATTCCGCCTGGAACAGCCTCCATTCCCGTGGCTCACAGCCTCTCCCGCCGCCCAGagcgggcgggcagcgccgtCCCCTCACGGCCCGCCCGCCATTTCctgccggggcggggccgcgccgcctCAGAGCCGCGGCCATGGCGGGCTTCGTGAGGGAGCTGGagcggcgggccgggccggcgctgCGGCTGGAGCAGCGGGCGGCCGGCGGCGTGGGCTGTGTGGTGTGGGACGCCGCGCTGGTGCTCGCCAAGTTCCTGGAGACCGGCGCCTGCCCCCTCGCCCGCCGCCACGTCCTGGAGCTGGGCGCGGGCACCGGCGCCGTGGGCATCATGGCAGCCACGCTGGGGTGAGCGGATTCCCTGGCCGGCGCTGTCTGCTCCCTCAGACCCTTTGGATTCCTTTAAAccctgttttctgtgctgtgcgGAGTGTCCCCTGCCATCGCGTTACTCCCTAACCACCTGTGTGTGTTACAGGGCGAACGTGACGGTCACagacctggaggagctgcaggagctgttgcTGGTCAATATTGAGAATAACAAGCACCTGGTCACAGGGTCCGTCCGAGCCAAGGTACTGAAATGGTTTGTATGAGCCTTTATTTAATGTCTCTGTTCAGCTTTAACGAGGATTCTGGGTTCAGATTGAAAAAGAGTTGGTTTAGATGGGATAtagggaattgggaattcctggctgggaggatgGGATGGTCCTGGCACgagtgcccagagaagctgtggctgcccctggaggtgtccaaggccaggctggacagggcttggagcagcctgggatagtggaaggtgtccctgccatggcaaggagaggaatgggatgggatttaagttcccttcccacccaaaccagtttgggattctgtgattctgcactGCCTTCATTAAATTGCTAAATAACTTCAAATACGGCTGTGAGAGGGAAACTTAATGTGAGAACACAGTAGTTAACGTTGTGCTCAATCCTTTAGTATGTATTATtactaaaatttcttttaacttCTTGTTGGTATAttcttgtttgttctttttagGGGTGAAGATGTAACAGAATTTCAGCCTCCCCCCGATTATATACTCATGGCTGATTGCATTTACTATGAGGAGGTAAATGAGGACTTTGCTAAACCTCTACAGAAAGGTTTCTTGGGAAGGGGGTGGGATCAGTGTGTTTAGTATGAGAAGTGTTCAGATAAATATTGTGCTCATGTCATGGTCCCTGTGGTTTATAGGAATAGGTAGAACAAAActggaaaaggcatttttaatagATGTAAAAGGCCATTTGACATAGAACCAGAGactatatttatattaaaaatgccaATTTGAATGTTTGTTCCCCccctcattttttttatttttgacattGGGAATGGTGAAGCAAAACGTGAACTGTTGAAATCATTggtaaatgaaatttaaaagtgCTAAGTCTGCTGTTTGGGTTCTCCTCACGCTTTCCTTGGGAAGGCAAAAGGATAAATCCTGCCACAGCTGAGTGGTTGTTGCAGTCTGCCTCGTGTCCTCAGCTGGAGCTTGTAGGATGTGCACAGAGAGCTgagggaagctgcagggaaagggaaatacCCTGACAAACCCCGTGTCCCAGTGCCCTTCCATTGAGTCCCTGCCTGTTGGTCCCATTTCCCTCCACTGTGGTCTGGATCTGAGCCATCCTGCAGGAATAATTGAGAAAACTCTCACTTTTGAAGCACACTGAGGAGTACTCATTGTTGTGTGCCTCAAGGAAGTGCCCACTCAGCACTGTGGGCTGTTTCTGGCTTGGATTCCAGTTCAGTTTTCTTGGTCAGTCTGGGAAATTCTTCTCCTGTGAGtccccttttctcctctccttcccagcttTTTCCCATATTCTTCTTGTCCCAGTTAAAGCACTAAAAATAACCAGCAGAAAAGTGAAACTGGGAGGTTCTCTCTCAGGTGAAGACTTTAGCTAGAGGGTATTGCAGCCAGTGAAATGAACTTGAAATCCACGTGGGAAATGTTTAACGTTTTCTGGGCAGTCCTTGGAGCCCTTGCTGAAGACCCTGAAGGACCTGACAGGCCCTGACACTTGTGTCCTGTGCTGCTATGAACAGAGAACTATGGGGAAGAACCCTGAAATTGAGAGGAAGTACTTTGAAGTAAGTGAGTTTTaagcatattttcttttaggCTGCTCCATtgaaagcacagggaaaatACAAAGTTTTGCTCAGGAACTCAAAACTCCTCCTGAGTGATAGAGGtacttctgaaaaaattccttctctctAATGAGGGCCCATTAACAAGTGTTTTAATTGAATATTCCAGCTGTATCTTGTGTGCAggtgaggaaaagcagcacagggaacTCCTGTGGGGGGATGATGGTCAGTGCAGATTTAACTCTGCACCTGTGGTGACTGCTGAGAAGCAGCTCTTGTGCAGGATTATATATAATAACTGTAAtactgcaaaaaagaaaatgaaaagggtGAGAATTCCAGGGGATTGGTGTTAATCACTGCAGCCGTTTGGTAATTAGTGCCTCACACTCTGGTGGGGCCCTGGCAGTGAGGAGGGccatgctcagctctgctgaggtgctgctctCACAATAAACTCACCAGGTGTTGGTGTTTCTGGCtgatttctctggttttttgtgatttatttccttccttgccAGGTTCAGGCCAGGCAatctgagcacagcccagagctgatgctgGGGGATTTTAGACTggattttttctctgctctccctttCTGTTCAGGGGGTTGGCAGACAGGCAGGTGCTGTGGTTTGGCTTAGCATTTTAGGGATTGAAATAAAAT
The DNA window shown above is from Camarhynchus parvulus chromosome 5, STF_HiC, whole genome shotgun sequence and carries:
- the VCPKMT gene encoding protein-lysine methyltransferase METTL21D isoform X2, with amino-acid sequence MAGFVRELERRAGPALRLEQRAAGGVGCVVWDAALVLAKFLETGACPLARRHVLELGAGTGAVGIMAATLGANVTVTDLEELQELLLVNIENNKHLVTGSVRAKVLKWGEDVTEFQPPPDYILMADCIYYEESLEPLLKTLKDLTGPDTCVLCCYEQRTMGKNPEIERKYFELLQRDFELEKIPLDRHDEEYRSEDIHIVSIHRKHMETWC
- the VCPKMT gene encoding protein-lysine methyltransferase METTL21D isoform X1 encodes the protein MAGFVRELERRAGPALRLEQRAAGGVGCVVWDAALVLAKFLETGACPLARRHVLELGAGTGAVGIMAATLGANVTVTDLEELQELLLVNIENNKHLVTGSVRAKVLKWGEDVTEFQPPPDYILMADCIYYEESLEPLLKTLKDLTGPDTCVLCCYEQRTMGKNPEIERKYFELLQRDFELEKIPLDRHDEEYRSEDIHIVSIHRKHMNPPS